Proteins found in one Sphingobium sp. V4 genomic segment:
- a CDS encoding DUF1656 domain-containing protein, whose protein sequence is MTGEIALGGIFIPTLLLLALVALILAWAVTRLIGAAGLYRFLAYRAAVDLSIFVLILGGLAILVPTLGIRL, encoded by the coding sequence ATGACCGGAGAAATTGCCCTTGGCGGTATCTTCATCCCCACGCTCCTGCTGCTGGCGCTCGTCGCGCTGATCCTCGCCTGGGCCGTCACCCGGCTGATCGGCGCCGCCGGCCTCTACCGCTTCCTCGCCTATCGCGCGGCCGTCGATCTCAGCATCTTCGTGCTGATCCTTGGCGGCCTCGCCATCCTCGTCCCCACCCTTGGAATCCGTCTATGA
- a CDS encoding MarR family transcriptional regulator, protein MPLSESKRALAHKMAPVARSWRQLADAALAQFGVSNSAGWCLIHIDRIGPDVRQAELAESLDISQPSLVRTLDQLQAAGLVARTQHPDDKRSNVIALTSAGKELVGQIETKLGALRADLLRDVPDEAIEIMVEMLDLLAHRIAERRSQM, encoded by the coding sequence ATGCCCCTTTCAGAATCCAAGCGCGCGCTCGCGCACAAGATGGCGCCTGTCGCCCGCAGTTGGCGGCAGCTGGCCGACGCCGCGCTGGCGCAGTTCGGCGTGTCGAACAGCGCGGGCTGGTGCCTGATCCATATCGACCGCATCGGCCCCGATGTGCGCCAGGCGGAACTGGCCGAATCCCTCGACATCAGCCAGCCTTCGCTGGTCCGGACGCTGGACCAGTTGCAGGCGGCGGGGCTGGTCGCGCGAACGCAGCATCCGGATGACAAGCGGTCCAACGTCATCGCGCTGACCTCGGCGGGCAAGGAACTGGTCGGGCAGATCGAGACGAAGCTGGGCGCGCTGCGCGCCGACCTGCTGCGCGACGTGCCCGACGAGGCGATCGAGATCATGGTCGAAATGCTCGACCTTCTTGCCCATCGCATCGCCGAACGGCGGAGCCAGATGTGA
- a CDS encoding efflux RND transporter periplasmic adaptor subunit: MNRLTTVLIRSAATIALVIAATAVAVWMWNHYEGSPWTRDGRVRADVVRVTPDISGLVTSVAVRDNQQVKAGDLLFVIDTPRYSMALEEANARIASAQATLGQARREARRDTALGDLVAAETHEQNLAKVETAQAALAEALSGRDAAALNLKRTKIVASVNGVVTNLDLHPGDYVGAGSQAMALIDSDSLRVEGYFEETKLPLICIGAPVTVRLMGEAQDVHGRVESIAYGINDDSRSNAGNLLPSVEPTFSWVRLAQRIPVRVKLEKVPAGLRLISGRTATVTVQPAAKDGKPGDCRHG; encoded by the coding sequence ATGAATCGCCTCACTACAGTGCTGATCCGCAGCGCCGCCACCATCGCCCTCGTCATCGCCGCGACCGCCGTCGCCGTGTGGATGTGGAATCATTATGAGGGCAGCCCCTGGACCCGCGACGGCCGGGTGCGCGCCGACGTCGTGCGGGTGACGCCCGACATCAGCGGCCTCGTCACCTCGGTCGCGGTGCGCGACAACCAGCAGGTGAAGGCGGGCGACCTGCTCTTCGTAATCGACACGCCCCGCTATTCCATGGCGCTGGAGGAGGCGAACGCCCGGATCGCCAGCGCGCAGGCGACGCTGGGGCAGGCGCGGCGCGAGGCCCGGCGCGACACGGCGCTGGGCGATCTGGTGGCGGCCGAGACGCATGAGCAGAATCTCGCCAAGGTCGAAACCGCACAGGCCGCGCTGGCCGAAGCGCTGAGCGGGCGCGATGCCGCCGCGCTGAACCTGAAGCGCACCAAGATCGTCGCGTCGGTCAATGGCGTCGTCACCAATCTGGACCTGCATCCCGGCGACTATGTCGGCGCGGGGAGCCAGGCGATGGCGCTGATCGACAGCGATTCGCTGCGCGTCGAGGGCTATTTCGAGGAAACCAAGCTGCCGCTGATCTGCATCGGCGCGCCGGTGACGGTGCGGCTGATGGGCGAGGCGCAGGATGTGCATGGCCGGGTCGAAAGCATCGCCTATGGCATCAATGACGACAGCCGCAGCAATGCGGGCAACCTGCTTCCATCGGTGGAACCGACCTTCTCCTGGGTGCGGCTGGCCCAGCGGATCCCTGTGCGCGTGAAGCTGGAGAAGGTGCCGGCGGGGTTGCGCCTGATTTCCGGCCGCACCGCGACCGTGACGGTGCAGCCGGCGGCCAAGGACGGCAAGCCGGGGGATTGCCGTCATGGGTAA
- the clpB gene encoding ATP-dependent chaperone ClpB, with protein sequence MNLEKFTDRAKGFLQSAQTVAIRMSHQRIGPEHLLKALLEDQQGMASGLIKAAGGDAGVALRETDVALAKVPSVSGSGAQQTPGLDNDSVRVLDGAEQVAAKAGDSFVTVERLLLALTLATTTTAGKALAAAGVKAEGLNAAINALRGGRTADTAGAEDRYDALKKFARDLTQAAKDGKLDPVIGRDEEIRRTIQILARRTKNNPVLIGDPGVGKTAIAEGLALRIANGDVPDTLKDRSLMALDMGSLIAGAKYRGEFEERLKGVLDEVKGAEGQIVLFIDEMHTLIGAGKSEGAMDAGNLLKPALARGELHCIGATTLDEYRKYVEKDPALQRRFQPVFVGEPTVEDTISILRGLKEKYELHHGVRITDSAIVSAATLSNRYITDRFLPDKAIDLMDEAASRLRMEVESKPEEIENLDRRIIQLKIEREALKRETDKASADRLAALEEDLANLEEQSAALTQRWQAEKDKIAGESRIKEQLDAARLELEQAQRAGDLAKAGELAYGRIPDLERKLADAQTASEGAMLREEVTAEDIASVVSRWTGIPVDRMMEGEREKLLAMEAELGKRVIGQAEAVKAVSTAVRRSRAGLQDPNRPLGSFLFLGPTGVGKTELTKALAGFLFDDDSAMVRIDMSEFMEKHSVARLIGAPPGYVGYEEGGVLTEAVRRRPYQVVLFDEVEKAHGDVFNILLQVLDDGRLTDGQGRTVDFTNTIIVLTSNLGSQYIAGLADDEPVEKVEDQVMDIVRAHFRPEFLNRLDEIILFHRLGASHMAPIVDIQVARIGNLLRDRKIRLDLTDGARAWLGRVGYDPVYGARPLKRAVQRYLQDPLADLILRGEVPDGATVKVEDGDGALKIGVA encoded by the coding sequence ATGAACCTCGAAAAATTCACCGACCGCGCCAAGGGCTTCCTCCAGTCGGCGCAGACCGTGGCGATCCGCATGAGCCATCAGCGGATCGGGCCGGAACATCTGTTGAAGGCGCTGCTGGAAGACCAGCAGGGCATGGCGTCCGGCCTCATCAAGGCGGCGGGCGGCGATGCCGGAGTGGCGCTGCGGGAAACCGACGTGGCGCTGGCCAAGGTGCCGTCCGTCTCCGGCAGCGGCGCGCAACAGACCCCCGGCCTCGACAATGATTCCGTCCGCGTGCTGGACGGCGCCGAACAGGTCGCGGCCAAGGCGGGCGACAGTTTCGTCACCGTCGAGCGGCTTCTGCTGGCGCTGACCCTCGCCACCACCACCACGGCGGGCAAGGCGCTCGCGGCGGCGGGCGTTAAGGCGGAGGGGCTGAACGCCGCGATCAACGCCCTGCGTGGCGGCCGCACCGCCGACACGGCGGGCGCGGAGGATCGCTATGACGCCCTCAAGAAGTTCGCCCGCGACCTGACCCAGGCGGCGAAGGACGGCAAGCTCGATCCGGTGATCGGCCGCGACGAGGAAATTCGCCGCACCATCCAGATCCTCGCCCGTCGGACCAAGAATAATCCCGTCCTGATCGGCGACCCCGGCGTCGGCAAGACCGCCATCGCCGAAGGGCTGGCGCTGCGCATCGCCAATGGCGACGTGCCCGATACGCTCAAGGACCGCAGCCTGATGGCGCTCGACATGGGCTCGCTCATCGCGGGCGCTAAATATCGCGGCGAGTTCGAGGAACGCTTGAAAGGCGTCCTCGACGAGGTGAAGGGCGCGGAGGGCCAGATCGTCCTCTTCATCGACGAGATGCACACGCTGATCGGCGCGGGCAAGTCCGAAGGCGCGATGGACGCGGGCAACCTGCTCAAGCCCGCCCTGGCGCGCGGCGAACTCCATTGCATCGGCGCGACCACCCTCGATGAATATCGCAAATATGTGGAGAAGGATCCCGCGCTCCAGCGGCGGTTCCAGCCCGTTTTCGTGGGCGAACCGACGGTGGAGGACACCATCTCCATCCTGCGCGGCCTGAAGGAAAAATATGAGCTGCACCATGGCGTGCGGATCACCGACAGCGCGATCGTCAGCGCAGCGACGCTCTCCAACCGCTACATCACCGACCGCTTCCTGCCCGACAAGGCGATCGACCTGATGGACGAGGCCGCCTCGCGCCTGCGCATGGAGGTCGAATCCAAGCCCGAGGAAATCGAGAATCTCGACCGCCGCATCATCCAGCTCAAGATCGAGCGGGAGGCGCTGAAGCGCGAGACCGACAAGGCTTCGGCCGACCGTCTGGCCGCGCTGGAAGAGGATCTCGCCAATCTGGAGGAACAGTCCGCCGCCCTCACCCAGCGCTGGCAGGCCGAGAAGGACAAGATCGCGGGCGAAAGCCGGATCAAGGAACAGCTCGATGCCGCCCGGCTGGAACTGGAACAGGCGCAGCGCGCCGGCGACCTCGCCAAGGCGGGCGAGCTGGCCTATGGCCGCATCCCCGATCTGGAGCGCAAGCTGGCCGATGCGCAGACCGCGTCGGAAGGCGCGATGTTGCGCGAGGAAGTGACGGCGGAGGATATCGCCTCGGTCGTCAGCCGCTGGACCGGCATCCCGGTCGACCGGATGATGGAGGGCGAACGCGAAAAGCTGCTCGCCATGGAAGCGGAACTGGGCAAGCGCGTGATCGGCCAGGCCGAGGCGGTCAAGGCCGTATCGACGGCCGTGCGCCGCAGCCGCGCCGGTCTACAGGATCCCAATCGACCGTTGGGGTCGTTCCTGTTCCTCGGCCCCACGGGCGTGGGCAAGACCGAACTGACCAAGGCACTCGCCGGCTTCCTGTTCGACGACGACAGCGCGATGGTGCGGATCGACATGAGCGAGTTCATGGAAAAGCACAGCGTCGCCCGGCTGATCGGCGCGCCTCCGGGCTATGTCGGCTATGAAGAAGGCGGCGTGCTGACCGAGGCCGTCCGCCGCCGCCCCTATCAGGTGGTGCTGTTCGACGAGGTGGAAAAAGCGCATGGCGACGTGTTCAACATCCTGCTCCAGGTGCTGGACGACGGCCGCCTGACCGACGGGCAGGGCCGCACGGTCGACTTCACCAACACGATCATCGTGCTGACCTCCAACCTCGGCAGCCAATATATTGCGGGTCTTGCCGACGACGAGCCGGTCGAGAAGGTCGAGGATCAGGTGATGGACATCGTCCGCGCCCATTTCCGCCCGGAATTCCTCAACCGCCTGGACGAAATCATCCTGTTCCACCGCCTGGGCGCCAGCCATATGGCGCCGATCGTCGACATCCAGGTCGCGCGCATCGGCAACCTGCTCAGGGACCGGAAGATCAGGCTCGACCTGACCGACGGCGCGCGGGCCTGGCTGGGGCGGGTCGGCTATGACCCCGTCTATGGCGCACGCCCGTTGAAGCGCGCGGTCCAGCGCTATCTGCAAGACCCGCTGGCCGACCTGATCCTGCGCGGCGAGGTGCCCGACGGCGCGACGGTCAAGGTCGAGGATGGCGACGGGGCGTTGAAGATCGGCGTAGCGTAA
- a CDS encoding pitrilysin family protein has product MILSSLSRRLSLLIGLSPLALSVLAMTPMTQAVAQSAEAGAPAPLSSLVAKVDIPYEEFRLPNGLRVIVHTDRKAPVVAVSIWYHVGSRFEPKGKTGFAHLFEHLMFYGSENADGPFFGRLEDIGATDWNGTTWFDRTNYFETVPTGALDRALFLESDRMGHLLGAVTQTKLDTQRGVVQNEKRMGENEPYGLVEYAQLAALLPEGHPYRHSTIGSMADLNSASLADVQNWFKTHYGPNNAVLVLAGDIDVATAKAKVGKWFGNIPAGPAPQDVDATVPTLAKDAEVVMHDNVAATRLYRNWVVPGVNSAELQQLDLAMTVFGGLGSSRLDNALVRDEKVAVSVKASIQPFEKLSLAEITVDVKPGADPVAVGKRLDALLADYLAKGPSADEVLRAATGQAAGTISGLEKVGGFSGKAVTLAEGAVYSDDPGKYKKDLAIYASATPQSVTAAARKWLGRPVLRLTVAPGERSAADNALAGNVKAGGATHSPAYFRDPDAAPAAATPPASTKIAEPPIEPVKDLDFPDVEHAKLKNGIPVVFARRTAVPTVRVSVAFDAGNAADDKAKLGTAGLTTALLDEGTTTRSSVQIAEEQERLGASISAGNSMDRTNVGLFALKPNLDASLGLLADVIRNPAFAPAEVERLRGQVLTRIKAEKTEPMAIAQRMLPPLLYGQAHPYGIPFTGSGTEAGVKAVTRADLSAFHDKWLRPDNATIFVAGDTTLSELLPLLEKRFGDWKAPAVTKGAKLFRMDRMMRPARIILIDKPQSPQSLILGGLLTSKAGTDNPVTLLTANEVLGGSTTSRLTMDLRETKGWAYGAGTALPGVKETIPLLVYAPVQTDKTGESIIAARQDIREYLTTKGTTEAERNQTINSQILSLPGSFETSSDLLGAMMRNSLIGRPDDYYETLPNVYRAMTAADMDKAAREAISPDRLIWVVVGDAKLVRPQLDAVGLPVETGTLAD; this is encoded by the coding sequence ATGATCCTTTCCTCTTTGTCGCGCCGGCTGTCCCTGCTGATCGGCCTGTCCCCTCTCGCGCTCTCCGTCCTTGCCATGACGCCGATGACGCAGGCGGTCGCCCAGAGCGCGGAAGCAGGCGCGCCGGCGCCGCTTTCCAGCCTCGTGGCGAAGGTGGACATTCCCTATGAGGAGTTCCGCCTGCCCAACGGGCTGCGCGTCATCGTCCACACCGACCGCAAGGCGCCGGTGGTGGCGGTGTCGATCTGGTATCATGTCGGCTCCCGCTTCGAGCCCAAGGGCAAGACAGGCTTCGCCCATCTGTTCGAGCATCTGATGTTCTACGGCTCGGAAAATGCCGATGGCCCCTTCTTCGGCCGGCTGGAGGATATCGGCGCGACCGACTGGAACGGGACGACCTGGTTCGATCGGACCAATTATTTCGAGACGGTGCCGACCGGGGCGCTCGACCGGGCGCTGTTCCTGGAATCGGATCGCATGGGGCATCTGCTGGGCGCCGTCACCCAGACCAAGCTCGATACCCAGCGCGGGGTCGTGCAGAATGAAAAGCGGATGGGCGAGAATGAGCCTTACGGGCTGGTCGAATATGCACAGCTTGCCGCGCTGCTGCCGGAGGGTCATCCCTATCGCCACTCGACCATCGGGTCGATGGCGGACCTGAACAGCGCGAGCCTGGCGGACGTCCAGAACTGGTTCAAGACCCATTATGGTCCCAACAACGCAGTGCTGGTGCTGGCCGGGGATATCGACGTCGCGACGGCGAAGGCGAAGGTCGGAAAGTGGTTCGGCAATATCCCCGCCGGCCCGGCACCGCAGGATGTGGATGCGACCGTTCCGACCCTGGCCAAGGATGCCGAGGTGGTGATGCACGACAATGTCGCCGCCACCCGCCTCTATCGCAACTGGGTGGTGCCCGGCGTCAATTCGGCCGAATTGCAGCAGCTGGACCTTGCCATGACGGTGTTCGGCGGCCTCGGCTCGTCGCGGCTCGACAACGCGTTGGTGCGCGACGAGAAGGTGGCGGTCAGCGTCAAGGCGAGCATCCAGCCGTTCGAGAAGCTGAGCCTGGCCGAGATCACCGTCGACGTGAAGCCGGGCGCGGACCCGGTGGCGGTGGGCAAGCGGCTCGACGCGCTGCTGGCCGATTATCTGGCCAAGGGACCGAGCGCCGACGAGGTGCTGCGCGCCGCCACCGGGCAGGCCGCGGGCACCATTTCGGGACTGGAAAAGGTCGGCGGCTTTTCGGGCAAGGCGGTGACGCTGGCCGAAGGGGCGGTCTATTCCGACGATCCGGGCAAATATAAGAAAGACCTCGCCATCTACGCATCGGCCACGCCGCAGAGCGTGACGGCGGCCGCGCGCAAATGGCTGGGGCGGCCGGTGCTGCGCCTGACCGTTGCGCCGGGCGAACGGAGCGCGGCGGACAATGCGCTGGCGGGCAATGTGAAGGCAGGTGGGGCGACGCACAGCCCGGCCTATTTCCGCGATCCCGACGCGGCGCCTGCTGCGGCGACACCGCCCGCGTCCACGAAGATCGCGGAGCCGCCGATCGAGCCGGTCAAGGATCTGGACTTTCCCGATGTCGAACATGCCAAGCTGAAGAACGGCATCCCGGTCGTCTTCGCGCGGCGCACCGCCGTGCCGACCGTGCGCGTGTCGGTCGCCTTCGACGCGGGCAACGCCGCCGACGACAAGGCGAAGCTGGGCACGGCGGGCCTGACCACCGCGCTGCTGGACGAAGGCACGACGACCCGGTCGTCGGTGCAGATCGCCGAGGAGCAGGAGCGGCTGGGCGCGTCGATCAGCGCGGGCAACAGCATGGACCGGACCAATGTCGGCCTGTTCGCATTGAAGCCCAATCTGGACGCGTCGCTGGGCCTGCTGGCCGATGTGATCCGCAACCCCGCCTTTGCGCCAGCCGAGGTGGAGCGGCTGCGCGGGCAGGTGCTGACCCGGATCAAGGCGGAAAAGACCGAGCCGATGGCGATCGCGCAGCGGATGCTGCCGCCGCTGCTTTACGGCCAGGCGCATCCCTATGGCATTCCCTTCACCGGATCGGGCACCGAGGCGGGCGTCAAGGCGGTGACGCGGGCGGACCTGAGCGCCTTCCACGACAAGTGGCTGCGGCCCGACAATGCGACGATCTTCGTCGCGGGCGACACGACGCTGAGCGAACTGCTGCCGCTGCTGGAAAAGCGCTTCGGCGACTGGAAGGCGCCCGCAGTGACCAAGGGCGCCAAGCTGTTCCGCATGGACCGGATGATGCGCCCGGCGCGGATCATCCTGATCGACAAGCCGCAAAGCCCGCAGTCGCTGATCCTGGGCGGGCTGCTGACCAGCAAGGCGGGGACCGACAATCCGGTGACGCTGCTGACTGCCAACGAAGTGCTGGGCGGCAGCACCACGTCGCGCCTGACGATGGACCTGCGCGAGACGAAGGGATGGGCCTATGGTGCCGGCACGGCGTTGCCGGGCGTCAAGGAGACGATCCCGCTGCTGGTCTACGCCCCGGTGCAGACCGACAAGACCGGCGAATCGATCATCGCCGCGCGACAGGACATCAGGGAGTATCTGACGACCAAGGGCACGACCGAGGCGGAGCGGAACCAGACGATCAACAGCCAGATCCTCTCGCTGCCCGGCAGTTTCGAAACCTCGTCCGACCTGCTGGGCGCGATGATGCGCAACAGCCTGATCGGGCGGCCCGACGATTATTACGAGACGCTGCCCAACGTCTATCGCGCCATGACCGCGGCGGACATGGACAAGGCCGCGCGCGAGGCGATCAGCCCCGACCGGCTGATCTGGGTCGTGGTGGGCGACGCGAAACTGGTGCGGCCGCAGCTTGACGCGGTGGGCTTGCCGGTTGAAACGGGCACACTCGCAGACTGA
- a CDS encoding M28 family metallopeptidase, with amino-acid sequence MNRLALLAAAATLILPAALPAQQAVDPVFSAAAVRAHVEFLADDLLKGRDTGSEGHEIAARYVASQFDGLGLKPAGDADADGRGWLQRITFQKTERGETPATLTVTGPGGARSFTHAGDVLVGLNAAEPKLDVTAPLVFVGYGLENARFGLDDYAGLDVKGKIVVTLRGYPKGLPSEEGAHLSATKAMIAQAHGAIGMLSIGTIQSMKARPWARMVQFADEPGFTWVSPEGVPFDEAPGIRASASLDDPAAEAVFAGAPTTIAAIRKTADRAGGKPRGFALKTSVRIKADSVSQRVTSPNVVAILPGSDPKLKDQYVVLSAHLDHIGVSPAKPGDAPDKDRINNGALDNGAGIATMLEVARAMAQSPDKPRRSIIFLASTGEEKGLLGADYFARHPSVPVSQIVGNVDLDMPLLLYPFTDVIAFGADHSTLGPIVARAVAPMGVKLSPDPMPQETIFVRSDHYKFVKQGVPAVFLATGYANGGEKAWGDFLSGAYHRPGDDMSQAIDWQAGARFAEANYRITRAMADGDTPPLWFAKDFFGDLFAPQAAKAAR; translated from the coding sequence ATGAACCGTCTGGCCCTGCTGGCTGCCGCCGCCACCCTGATCCTGCCCGCTGCCCTTCCTGCCCAGCAGGCGGTCGATCCCGTCTTCTCCGCCGCCGCCGTGCGCGCCCATGTCGAATTTCTCGCCGACGACCTGCTCAAGGGCCGCGACACCGGGAGCGAAGGGCATGAAATCGCCGCCCGCTATGTCGCCAGCCAGTTTGACGGCCTCGGCCTCAAGCCCGCCGGCGACGCTGATGCCGATGGGCGCGGCTGGCTGCAACGCATCACCTTCCAGAAGACCGAGCGCGGCGAAACCCCCGCCACGCTCACCGTCACCGGCCCCGGTGGCGCCAGAAGCTTCACCCATGCCGGCGACGTGCTGGTCGGGCTGAACGCTGCCGAGCCGAAGCTGGACGTCACCGCCCCGCTGGTATTCGTCGGCTATGGCCTTGAAAATGCGCGCTTCGGCCTCGACGACTATGCCGGGCTGGACGTGAAGGGAAAGATCGTCGTCACCCTGCGCGGCTATCCCAAGGGTCTGCCGAGCGAGGAGGGCGCCCACCTGTCCGCGACCAAAGCGATGATCGCGCAGGCCCATGGCGCGATCGGGATGCTGTCGATCGGCACGATCCAGTCGATGAAGGCCCGGCCCTGGGCGCGCATGGTGCAGTTCGCCGATGAACCCGGCTTCACCTGGGTGTCGCCCGAAGGCGTCCCCTTCGACGAGGCGCCGGGCATCCGCGCTTCGGCCTCCCTCGATGATCCGGCGGCGGAGGCGGTGTTCGCGGGCGCGCCCACGACCATCGCCGCGATCCGCAAGACCGCCGACAGGGCGGGCGGCAAGCCCCGCGGCTTTGCGCTCAAGACCTCGGTCCGGATCAAGGCCGACAGCGTCAGCCAGCGCGTGACCAGTCCCAATGTCGTCGCCATCCTGCCCGGCAGCGATCCGAAGCTGAAGGACCAGTATGTCGTCCTCTCGGCCCATCTCGACCATATCGGCGTCAGCCCGGCCAAACCGGGCGACGCGCCCGACAAGGACCGGATCAACAATGGCGCGCTGGACAATGGCGCGGGCATCGCGACCATGCTGGAAGTCGCGCGCGCCATGGCGCAGTCCCCGGACAAGCCGCGCCGCTCGATCATCTTCCTTGCATCGACCGGCGAGGAGAAGGGGCTGCTGGGCGCCGACTATTTCGCACGCCATCCCAGCGTCCCGGTCAGCCAGATCGTCGGCAATGTCGATCTCGACATGCCGCTGCTCCTCTATCCCTTCACCGACGTCATCGCCTTCGGCGCGGACCATTCGACACTGGGACCGATCGTCGCCAGGGCGGTCGCACCGATGGGCGTGAAACTCTCTCCCGATCCGATGCCGCAGGAAACCATCTTCGTCCGCTCCGACCATTACAAGTTCGTCAAGCAGGGCGTGCCGGCCGTCTTCCTCGCCACCGGCTATGCCAATGGCGGGGAAAAGGCGTGGGGCGACTTTCTCTCGGGCGCCTATCACCGGCCCGGCGACGACATGAGCCAGGCGATCGACTGGCAGGCGGGCGCCCGCTTCGCCGAGGCCAATTACCGCATTACCCGCGCCATGGCCGATGGCGACACGCCGCCGCTCTGGTTCGCAAAGGACTTTTTCGGCGACCTGTTCGCGCCGCAGGCCGCAAAGGCTGCCAGATAG
- a CDS encoding FUSC family protein — translation MTLGEKFGLPAALFSLKCLAAAMLALFVAFSIGLERPYWAFLTSYIVAQPMAGAVISKALFRIIGTFVGAMFAVAIVPPLVNAPELLSLAMASWLGLCVFVSLLDRTPRSYMFVLAGYTACLIVFPDVDTPQAIFTVASLRVQEISIGILCGSLVHGVVLPGSITAVLLGRVEAILRDAERWSRDAIAVAPVAGLDAERRRLAQDVTELHQMSVHLPFDISRLAPRVRTVRALQDQLSMLLPLGAAVEDRLAELKAANDGRVPMQVEALIADIRLWLETPAPDNATRATRAQQLIDRCQALEPEANAAMGWGDMMRLSLYARLAALVAAHRDCRDLADQMATHSRAAVTPRVALLLEGRRNRELHRDYAGAARGAFGAFMTIAIGCALWIGSGWKDGGTAVMLAGVFLALFAAADNPLAPLKGFMVGTIAASALGALYGYAIMPRLDGFAMLALAYAPVLLLLGALMASPRWAGIALPTLLGLGSPVLLSDRYVSAFATYINGAVAQIVGIWFAIIMAGLLQSAGVERAIRRTIRAGWTDIANRATLMSPPDVRGWINRMLDRIALLAPRLAATRRDSGKPLYDALRDLRTGVAIGELRQLRLDLPVQEGGRLATVLQGVGRHYRRLDPDAPQAADPALLDDIDAAIDELAANPRPSIRREAVLGLVSLRRNLFPDAQGHRRATA, via the coding sequence GTGACGCTGGGCGAAAAATTCGGCCTGCCGGCCGCGCTCTTTTCCCTGAAATGCCTGGCGGCCGCCATGCTGGCGCTGTTCGTCGCCTTCAGCATCGGGCTTGAGCGCCCCTATTGGGCATTCCTGACCAGCTATATCGTCGCCCAGCCGATGGCGGGGGCCGTGATTTCCAAGGCGCTGTTCCGCATCATCGGCACCTTCGTCGGCGCCATGTTCGCCGTCGCCATCGTGCCGCCGCTGGTCAATGCGCCGGAACTGCTGTCGCTCGCGATGGCGTCCTGGCTGGGGCTGTGCGTCTTCGTCTCGCTGCTGGATCGCACGCCCCGTTCCTACATGTTCGTGCTGGCGGGCTATACCGCCTGCCTGATCGTCTTTCCCGACGTCGATACGCCCCAGGCCATCTTCACCGTCGCGTCGCTACGGGTGCAGGAAATATCCATCGGCATCCTGTGTGGCAGCCTGGTCCATGGCGTCGTCCTGCCCGGATCGATCACGGCGGTGCTGCTGGGCCGGGTCGAGGCGATCCTTCGTGATGCGGAGCGCTGGTCGCGCGACGCGATTGCTGTCGCGCCGGTGGCGGGGCTGGACGCCGAGCGCCGCCGACTGGCGCAGGACGTCACCGAACTGCACCAGATGTCGGTCCACCTGCCCTTCGACATCAGCCGGCTGGCCCCACGCGTCCGCACCGTGCGCGCGTTGCAGGACCAGCTGTCGATGCTGCTGCCGCTGGGCGCGGCGGTGGAAGACAGGCTGGCCGAGCTGAAGGCCGCCAATGACGGCAGGGTGCCGATGCAGGTCGAGGCGCTGATAGCCGATATCCGACTGTGGCTGGAGACGCCCGCGCCCGACAATGCGACCCGCGCCACGCGGGCGCAGCAACTGATCGACCGTTGCCAGGCGCTGGAGCCGGAGGCGAACGCGGCGATGGGCTGGGGCGACATGATGCGGTTGAGCCTCTATGCCCGGCTCGCGGCGCTGGTCGCGGCGCATCGCGATTGCCGCGACCTGGCGGACCAGATGGCGACTCACAGCCGTGCCGCCGTGACGCCGCGCGTCGCGCTGCTGCTGGAAGGGCGACGCAACCGGGAACTGCATCGCGATTATGCGGGGGCGGCGCGCGGCGCGTTCGGCGCCTTCATGACCATCGCCATCGGCTGCGCCCTGTGGATCGGCAGCGGATGGAAGGATGGCGGCACGGCGGTGATGCTGGCGGGCGTGTTCCTGGCCCTGTTCGCTGCCGCCGACAATCCGCTGGCGCCGCTCAAGGGCTTCATGGTCGGGACGATCGCCGCATCCGCGCTGGGCGCGCTTTATGGCTATGCGATCATGCCCCGGCTGGACGGTTTCGCGATGCTGGCCCTGGCCTATGCGCCGGTGCTGCTGCTGCTCGGCGCGTTGATGGCCTCGCCCCGCTGGGCGGGGATCGCGCTGCCGACGCTGCTGGGCCTCGGCAGCCCGGTGCTGCTGTCCGACCGCTATGTCAGCGCCTTCGCCACCTACATCAACGGCGCGGTGGCGCAGATCGTCGGCATCTGGTTCGCGATCATCATGGCCGGCCTGCTCCAGTCGGCGGGCGTCGAGCGGGCAATCCGCCGGACGATCCGCGCGGGCTGGACCGACATCGCCAATCGCGCGACATTGATGTCGCCGCCCGACGTGCGCGGCTGGATAAACCGGATGCTGGATCGCATCGCATTGCTCGCCCCGCGCCTGGCCGCCACGCGGCGGGACAGCGGCAAGCCGCTCTACGACGCGCTGCGCGACCTGCGCACGGGCGTGGCGATCGGCGAACTGCGGCAATTGCGGCTCGACCTGCCGGTGCAGGAGGGCGGGCGGCTCGCTACTGTGTTGCAGGGGGTCGGCCGTCATTATCGCCGGCTGGACCCTGACGCACCGCAGGCCGCCGACCCGGCGCTGCTCGACGACATAGACGCGGCGATCGACGAACTGGCGGCCAATCCGCGACCGTCGATCCGGCGCGAGGCGGTGCTGGGCCTCGTCAGCCTGCGCCGTAACCTGTTCCCCGACGCGCAAGGCCATCGGAGGGCCACCGCATGA